A stretch of the Scylla paramamosain isolate STU-SP2022 unplaced genomic scaffold, ASM3559412v1 Contig15, whole genome shotgun sequence genome encodes the following:
- the LOC135097248 gene encoding uncharacterized protein LOC135097248 isoform X1: MAKVRPRSLQRIYLPKNNLSTIPVDVVISEVSVRYQFAAQVSVVPAGWHLHFVSPGNQVCMCLVVYPEHLKIQENSVTKNLQMNVIGWLMAAPQVNPEITGLIKYSMMGALEKLCLELKAAVTFRKEQSCNKSSKYFVKKVYVEGNLLHCSQENSGTHGCLQDPQRIGRHKFNLG, translated from the exons ATGGCCAAGGTGAGGCCCAGATCTTTACAGag GATCTATTTACCCAAGAACAACTTGTCAACAATTCCTGTAGATGTCGTCATCAGTGAGGTCAGTGTTAGATACCAATTTGCTGCTCAGGTGTCTGTTGTACCTGCTGGCTGGCATCTCCACTTTGTCTCTCCTGGTAACCAagtctgtatgt GCTTGGTGGTGTATCCTGAACATTTGAAGATCCAGGAGAACTCTGTCACCAAGAACCTGCAAATGAATGTCATTGGGTGGCTGATGGCAGCTCCTCAAGTGAAcccagag ATCACTGGGCTAATAAAGTACAGTATGATGGGTGCCTTGGAGAAGCTGTGCCTTGAGTTGAAGGCTGCAGTTACCTTCAGAAAAGAGCAAAGCTGCAACAAGTCATCCAAGTACTTTGTCAAGAAGGTTTATGTTGAAGGCAACCTCCTGCACTGCTCTCAGGAGAACAGTGGGACTCATGGATGCCTCCAAGACCCACAGAGGATTGGAAGGCATAAATTCAATCTTGGATAA
- the LOC135097248 gene encoding uncharacterized protein LOC135097248 isoform X3 — protein MWIYLPKNNLSTIPVDVVISEVSVRYQFAAQVSVVPAGWHLHFVSPGNQVCMCLVVYPEHLKIQENSVTKNLQMNVIGWLMAAPQVNPEITGLIKYSMMGALEKLCLELKAAVTFRKEQSCNKSSKYFVKKVYVEGNLLHCSQENSGTHGCLQDPQRIGRHKFNLG, from the exons ATGTG GATCTATTTACCCAAGAACAACTTGTCAACAATTCCTGTAGATGTCGTCATCAGTGAGGTCAGTGTTAGATACCAATTTGCTGCTCAGGTGTCTGTTGTACCTGCTGGCTGGCATCTCCACTTTGTCTCTCCTGGTAACCAagtctgtatgt GCTTGGTGGTGTATCCTGAACATTTGAAGATCCAGGAGAACTCTGTCACCAAGAACCTGCAAATGAATGTCATTGGGTGGCTGATGGCAGCTCCTCAAGTGAAcccagag ATCACTGGGCTAATAAAGTACAGTATGATGGGTGCCTTGGAGAAGCTGTGCCTTGAGTTGAAGGCTGCAGTTACCTTCAGAAAAGAGCAAAGCTGCAACAAGTCATCCAAGTACTTTGTCAAGAAGGTTTATGTTGAAGGCAACCTCCTGCACTGCTCTCAGGAGAACAGTGGGACTCATGGATGCCTCCAAGACCCACAGAGGATTGGAAGGCATAAATTCAATCTTGGATAA
- the LOC135097248 gene encoding uncharacterized protein LOC135097248 isoform X2 — protein sequence MAKVRPRSLQRIYLPKNNLSTIPVDVVISEVSVRYQFAAQVSVVPAGWHLHFVSPGNQVCLVVYPEHLKIQENSVTKNLQMNVIGWLMAAPQVNPEITGLIKYSMMGALEKLCLELKAAVTFRKEQSCNKSSKYFVKKVYVEGNLLHCSQENSGTHGCLQDPQRIGRHKFNLG from the exons ATGGCCAAGGTGAGGCCCAGATCTTTACAGag GATCTATTTACCCAAGAACAACTTGTCAACAATTCCTGTAGATGTCGTCATCAGTGAGGTCAGTGTTAGATACCAATTTGCTGCTCAGGTGTCTGTTGTACCTGCTGGCTGGCATCTCCACTTTGTCTCTCCTGGTAACCAagtct GCTTGGTGGTGTATCCTGAACATTTGAAGATCCAGGAGAACTCTGTCACCAAGAACCTGCAAATGAATGTCATTGGGTGGCTGATGGCAGCTCCTCAAGTGAAcccagag ATCACTGGGCTAATAAAGTACAGTATGATGGGTGCCTTGGAGAAGCTGTGCCTTGAGTTGAAGGCTGCAGTTACCTTCAGAAAAGAGCAAAGCTGCAACAAGTCATCCAAGTACTTTGTCAAGAAGGTTTATGTTGAAGGCAACCTCCTGCACTGCTCTCAGGAGAACAGTGGGACTCATGGATGCCTCCAAGACCCACAGAGGATTGGAAGGCATAAATTCAATCTTGGATAA